The following proteins come from a genomic window of Pseudomonas putida:
- a CDS encoding glucan biosynthesis protein G codes for MASAALVGLMSAGQLWAFNLDDVAAKAKDLAGQKYEAPKSNLPAVFRDMKFADYQKIRFLQEKAEWAKDKTPFKLSFYHQGMHFDTPVKINEVTATTVEEIKYDPSRFEFGDVPHDPETTKNLGYAGFRVLYPINKADKQDEIMTLLGASYFRVVGKGHVYGLSARGLAIDTALPSGEEFPRFTEFWVEKPKPADKHLVIYALLDSPRSTGAYKLILRPGNDTVVDVQSRVFLRDHVSRLGIAPLTSMYLFGPNQPSKVMNYRPALHDSEGLSIHAGNGEWLWRPLNNPKHLSVSNFSVENPRGFGLMQRHRDFKDYEDLDDNYQKRPSAWIEPKGDWGKGTVDLVEIPTADETNDNIVAFWSPETLPEPGKPFEYDYRMHWTIDESRFQAQELGSVTQTMRSTGDVKQSNLIRQPDGSVAFLVDFAGPALAALPEDAAVRSQISVGDNAEVVENNLRYNPETKGWRLTLRMKIKEANKATEMRAALVRDVPVEAAKPAEEAKHDKTAAKHGKAEKAAKAEQSANAEQPAADAASTNGTPATTEKVLTETWSYQLPADE; via the coding sequence ATGGCCAGTGCCGCACTGGTCGGCCTGATGAGCGCGGGCCAGCTGTGGGCATTCAATCTTGACGATGTTGCAGCCAAGGCAAAGGATCTCGCCGGCCAGAAGTACGAAGCACCGAAAAGCAATCTGCCGGCAGTCTTCCGCGACATGAAGTTCGCCGACTACCAGAAGATTCGCTTCCTGCAGGAAAAGGCCGAGTGGGCCAAGGACAAGACGCCGTTCAAGCTGTCCTTCTACCACCAGGGCATGCACTTCGACACGCCGGTGAAAATCAACGAAGTCACCGCCACCACCGTCGAGGAAATCAAGTACGACCCGAGCCGTTTCGAGTTCGGCGACGTGCCCCACGATCCGGAAACCACCAAAAACCTGGGCTACGCCGGTTTCCGCGTGCTTTACCCGATCAACAAGGCCGACAAGCAGGATGAAATCATGACCCTGCTTGGGGCCAGTTATTTCCGTGTGGTCGGCAAAGGGCATGTGTACGGCCTGTCGGCCCGTGGCCTGGCCATCGACACTGCGCTGCCGTCGGGCGAAGAGTTCCCGCGGTTCACCGAATTCTGGGTCGAGAAACCCAAGCCGGCCGACAAGCACCTGGTGATCTACGCCTTGCTGGATTCGCCGCGCTCAACCGGTGCCTACAAGCTGATACTGCGCCCCGGCAACGATACCGTGGTCGATGTGCAGTCCCGCGTGTTCCTGCGTGATCACGTCAGCCGTCTGGGCATCGCGCCGCTTACCAGCATGTACCTGTTCGGCCCTAACCAGCCCTCCAAGGTCATGAACTATCGCCCGGCCCTGCATGACTCCGAAGGCCTGTCGATACACGCCGGTAACGGCGAGTGGCTGTGGCGCCCGCTGAACAACCCCAAACACCTGTCGGTGAGCAACTTCAGCGTCGAGAACCCGCGCGGTTTCGGCCTGATGCAGCGTCATCGCGATTTCAAGGATTACGAAGACCTCGACGACAACTACCAGAAGCGTCCGAGCGCCTGGATCGAGCCTAAGGGCGACTGGGGCAAAGGCACCGTCGATCTGGTCGAGATCCCGACTGCCGACGAAACCAACGACAATATCGTTGCCTTCTGGAGCCCGGAAACCCTGCCGGAGCCGGGCAAACCGTTCGAGTACGACTACCGCATGCACTGGACCATCGACGAGTCGCGTTTCCAGGCCCAGGAGCTGGGTTCGGTTACCCAGACCATGCGTTCCACCGGTGACGTCAAGCAGTCCAACCTGATCCGTCAACCAGACGGTAGCGTAGCGTTCCTGGTCGACTTCGCCGGCCCGGCCTTGGCCGCCCTGCCGGAAGACGCCGCAGTACGCAGCCAGATCAGCGTCGGCGACAACGCAGAGGTGGTCGAGAACAATCTGCGCTATAACCCAGAGACCAAGGGCTGGCGCCTGACCCTGCGGATGAAGATCAAGGAGGCCAACAAGGCTACCGAGATGCGTGCCGCACTTGTTCGCGACGTGCCGGTCGAAGCGGCCAAGCCTGCCGAAGAAGCCAAGCACGACAAGACCGCTGCCAAGCATGGCAAGGCTGAAAAAGCCGCCAAGGCCGAGCAATCTGCCAATGCCGAACAACCTGCCGCCGATGCGGCATCCACCAACGGGACCCCGGCCACCACCGAAAAAGTGCTGACCGAGACCTGGAGCTATCAGTTGCCTGCCGATGAGTAA
- the dtd gene encoding D-aminoacyl-tRNA deacylase yields MKGLLQRVRGARVEVAGEIVGAIDQGLLVLVAVEPEDTREQADKLLHKLLNYRVFSDEQGKMNLSLKDVGGGLLLVSQFTLAADTRSGMRPSFSTAAPPALGAELFDYLLQQAQGQHADVASGRFGADMQVHLVNDGPVTFLLQI; encoded by the coding sequence ATGAAGGGGCTGCTGCAGCGTGTGCGCGGCGCGCGGGTAGAGGTGGCGGGTGAAATTGTCGGCGCCATCGACCAAGGCTTGTTGGTGCTGGTGGCGGTAGAGCCTGAAGATACCCGTGAACAGGCCGATAAGCTGTTGCACAAGTTGCTCAACTACCGCGTTTTCAGCGATGAGCAGGGCAAGATGAACCTATCCCTCAAGGATGTGGGCGGTGGATTGCTGCTGGTGTCCCAGTTCACCTTGGCTGCGGACACCCGCAGCGGCATGCGTCCGAGCTTTTCGACGGCTGCGCCGCCAGCGCTCGGTGCCGAATTGTTCGACTATCTTTTGCAGCAAGCCCAGGGCCAGCATGCAGATGTGGCAAGCGGCCGGTTCGGTGCTGACATGCAGGTGCACCTGGTCAATGATGGCCCTGTGACTTTTCTGTTACAAATATGA
- the pip gene encoding prolyl aminopeptidase produces the protein MQTLYPQIKPYARHDLAVEAPHVLYVDESGSPEGLPVVFIHGGPGAGCDAQSRCYFDPNLYRIITFDQRGCGRSTPHASLENNTTWHLVEDLERIREHLGIDKWVLFGGSWGSTLALAYAQTHPERVHGLILRGIFLCRPQEIEWFYQEGASRLFPDYWQDYIAPIPPDERNDLVKAFHKRLTGNDQIAQMHAAKAWSTWEGRTATLRPNPLVIDRFSEPQRALSIARIECHYFMNNAFLAPDQLIRDMPKIAHLPAVIVHGRYDVICPLDNAWALHQAWPNSELKVIRDAGHAASEPGITDALVRAADQMARRLLDLPLEEA, from the coding sequence ATGCAGACCCTCTACCCGCAGATCAAACCCTACGCCCGGCACGATCTGGCCGTGGAAGCGCCGCATGTGCTGTATGTCGATGAAAGCGGCTCGCCTGAAGGTCTGCCGGTGGTGTTCATCCACGGTGGCCCGGGCGCGGGTTGCGATGCCCAGAGCCGTTGCTATTTCGACCCCAACCTGTACCGCATCATCACGTTCGATCAGCGCGGTTGTGGCCGTTCCACCCCGCACGCAAGCCTGGAGAACAACACCACCTGGCACCTGGTCGAGGATCTGGAGCGCATTCGCGAGCACCTGGGCATCGACAAGTGGGTGCTGTTCGGCGGCTCCTGGGGCTCTACCCTGGCCCTGGCCTATGCCCAGACCCACCCCGAGCGGGTTCACGGCCTGATCCTGCGCGGCATCTTCCTGTGCCGCCCGCAAGAGATCGAGTGGTTCTATCAGGAGGGCGCCAGCCGCCTGTTCCCCGATTACTGGCAGGACTACATCGCGCCGATTCCGCCGGATGAGCGTAATGACCTGGTCAAGGCATTCCACAAGCGCCTGACCGGCAACGATCAGATCGCCCAGATGCATGCCGCCAAGGCCTGGTCCACCTGGGAGGGCCGCACTGCCACCCTGCGCCCCAATCCGCTGGTGATCGACCGCTTCTCCGAGCCGCAGCGGGCCTTGTCCATCGCCCGCATCGAATGCCACTACTTCATGAACAACGCGTTCCTTGCACCCGACCAATTGATCCGCGACATGCCCAAGATCGCCCACCTGCCGGCCGTGATCGTGCATGGCCGCTATGATGTGATCTGCCCGCTGGATAACGCCTGGGCGTTGCACCAGGCATGGCCCAACAGTGAGCTGAAGGTGATCCGCGACGCGGGCCATGCGGCGTCCGAGCCGGGGATCACCGATGCGCTGGTACGGGCAGCCGATCAGATGGCCCGTCGCCTGCTCGATTTGCCGCTGGAAGAAGCATGA